Proteins from a genomic interval of Paenibacillus sp. RC334:
- a CDS encoding valine--tRNA ligase, protein MSEQDNKTTLEMPTTYDPKSAEKKWYKTWMEKGYFRAGRLPEAEPFTIVIPPPNVTGMLHIGHALDFTLQDIIIRTKRMQGYDALWLPGADHAGIATQTKVEQKLREEGLTRYDLGREKFLEKVWEWKDLYLDNIHNQWEKMGFSLDYSRERFTLDDGLSQAVREVFVKLYKKGLIYRGKRIINWDPAARTALSDIEVEYKEVNGNLYHLQYPLQDGSGFITVATTRPETMLGDTAVAVHPEDERYKHMIGKTLVLPIIGREIPVIADDYVEKDFGSGAVKITPAHDPNDFEMGQRHQLPQITVMDETGTMNAEAGKYQGLDRSDCRKQIVADLKEQGVLLRIEEHVHQVGHSERTGAVVEPYLSTQWFVEMKPLAAKAIEVQKAGNGVNFVPDRFERTYLHWIENVRDWCISRQLWWGHRIPAWYDEETGEVIVSAEDPTTLPEYAGRKLKQDEDVLDTWFSSGLWPFSTLGWPEQTEDLQRYYPTNVLVTGYDIIYFWVSRMIFTALEFTEEIPFKDVLMHGLVRDAEGRKMSKSLGNGVDPLDVIDQYGTDAMRYMISTSSTPGQDLRFRWERVEQARNFANKIWNASRFALMNLEGVTAADIDITGDLSTADRWILHRLNETSRDITRLIDAYEFGETGRLLYNFIWDDLCDWYIEFAKLSLYGENAEAKKKTQSVLAYVLDRTLRMIHPFMPFISEEIWQHLPHEGETITLAAWPVYDSAFEDKDAVAEMNLLIDVIRAVRNIRSEVNVPMSKKIELLVKPGDQAVLDIINRNGEYVRRFCNTSEFDTGLELSVPDKAMTSVVSGAELYLPLAGLLDIAQEISRLEKELQHLNSEVERVEKKLSNQGFVAKAPAKVIEEEKAKKADYSDKRAKVIARIEELKG, encoded by the coding sequence ATGTCAGAACAAGACAACAAGACAACCTTGGAAATGCCAACAACGTACGATCCAAAATCAGCCGAGAAAAAATGGTACAAAACGTGGATGGAGAAGGGGTATTTCCGCGCTGGACGACTTCCAGAGGCAGAGCCTTTTACAATCGTTATTCCACCACCGAATGTTACAGGCATGCTGCACATTGGACATGCTCTTGATTTTACTTTGCAGGACATTATTATCCGCACCAAGCGGATGCAGGGCTATGACGCATTGTGGCTGCCAGGGGCAGACCATGCGGGCATTGCCACCCAGACGAAGGTAGAGCAGAAGCTGCGTGAGGAAGGCTTGACGCGCTACGATCTGGGACGCGAGAAATTTTTGGAGAAGGTTTGGGAATGGAAGGATCTCTACCTGGACAACATTCATAATCAATGGGAAAAAATGGGATTCTCTCTCGATTATTCGCGTGAGCGTTTTACGCTGGATGACGGGTTGTCTCAAGCCGTTCGCGAAGTATTCGTCAAGCTGTACAAGAAGGGCCTGATTTATCGCGGTAAACGCATCATTAACTGGGACCCTGCTGCACGTACGGCTCTATCAGATATTGAAGTGGAATACAAAGAGGTAAACGGAAATCTGTATCACCTGCAATATCCGCTTCAAGATGGCAGTGGGTTTATCACTGTAGCCACCACGCGTCCTGAAACCATGCTGGGCGATACAGCGGTAGCCGTACATCCTGAGGATGAACGGTACAAGCATATGATCGGCAAAACACTCGTGCTTCCGATTATCGGGCGGGAAATTCCGGTCATTGCGGATGACTACGTAGAAAAAGACTTCGGTAGCGGTGCGGTTAAAATTACGCCAGCTCATGATCCGAACGACTTTGAAATGGGGCAACGTCACCAGTTGCCACAGATTACCGTTATGGACGAAACAGGTACGATGAACGCCGAAGCAGGCAAATATCAGGGTCTTGATCGCAGCGATTGCCGTAAGCAAATCGTCGCTGACCTGAAAGAGCAGGGCGTGCTGCTCCGTATCGAGGAGCATGTGCATCAGGTGGGCCACAGCGAGCGTACAGGTGCGGTTGTAGAACCTTATCTGTCTACACAATGGTTCGTGGAAATGAAGCCTCTGGCAGCCAAAGCGATTGAAGTGCAGAAGGCTGGCAATGGTGTAAACTTTGTCCCGGATCGCTTTGAGCGTACTTATCTGCACTGGATTGAAAATGTGCGTGACTGGTGTATTTCCCGTCAATTGTGGTGGGGACACCGTATTCCGGCTTGGTACGATGAAGAAACCGGAGAAGTTATTGTATCGGCAGAGGATCCTACAACCTTGCCTGAATATGCTGGCAGAAAGCTGAAACAGGATGAGGACGTGCTGGATACATGGTTCAGCTCTGGTTTGTGGCCGTTTTCGACATTGGGTTGGCCTGAGCAGACTGAGGATCTCCAACGCTACTACCCGACCAATGTTCTGGTTACAGGGTATGACATTATCTATTTCTGGGTGTCGCGGATGATCTTTACCGCACTGGAGTTTACGGAAGAGATTCCGTTCAAGGACGTGCTTATGCACGGACTGGTTCGTGATGCGGAAGGTAGAAAAATGTCCAAATCCCTTGGCAATGGTGTTGATCCGCTCGACGTAATCGACCAATATGGCACGGATGCCATGCGGTATATGATTTCTACCAGCAGCACGCCTGGACAGGACCTTCGCTTCCGTTGGGAACGGGTAGAGCAGGCACGTAACTTTGCCAATAAAATCTGGAATGCGTCACGCTTTGCGCTGATGAATCTGGAAGGGGTCACTGCGGCCGATATCGACATTACCGGTGATTTGAGCACAGCGGATCGCTGGATCCTTCACCGTTTGAACGAAACTTCACGCGATATCACGCGTCTAATAGATGCTTATGAATTTGGCGAGACAGGCCGCCTTCTGTACAACTTTATTTGGGATGACTTGTGCGACTGGTACATCGAGTTTGCGAAGCTTTCCCTGTATGGCGAGAATGCAGAGGCGAAAAAGAAAACACAGTCCGTACTGGCGTATGTGCTGGATCGGACACTGCGCATGATTCATCCGTTCATGCCGTTTATCTCCGAGGAAATATGGCAGCATCTTCCGCATGAAGGCGAAACGATTACACTGGCCGCTTGGCCTGTTTACGATTCGGCTTTCGAGGACAAGGATGCGGTAGCTGAAATGAATTTGCTGATCGACGTGATTCGCGCAGTGCGGAATATCCGTTCTGAAGTGAACGTGCCGATGAGTAAAAAGATCGAATTGCTCGTAAAACCCGGCGATCAAGCCGTTCTCGATATCATTAACCGCAATGGGGAATATGTACGTCGATTCTGTAATACGTCTGAATTCGACACGGGATTGGAACTCTCTGTTCCAGATAAAGCCATGACTTCTGTAGTCAGCGGAGCAGAGCTATACCTGCCGTTAGCCGGGCTGCTTGATATTGCCCAGGAAATTAGCAGACTGGAAAAAGAGCTTCAGCATTTGAACAGTGAAGTGGAGCGCGTGGAGAAAAAGCTGTCCAACCAAGGCTTCGTGGCGAAGGCACCAGCCAAAGTCATCGAGGAAGAGAAGGCCAAGAAAGCCGATTATTCGGATAAGCGCGCCAAAGTTATCGCACGGATTGAAGAACTCAAGGGATAA
- a CDS encoding LysM peptidoglycan-binding domain-containing protein has product MNKQQNDQPQGLRFDIYERIHLTEEAAGIAELEEIELLPRIQVVTHGDHAALRGHLLLEGVYRTPEQVMNELHHLIPVEITIPLNRVGRLEDISVEIENFDVDLLSLRSLNITGVLSLHGVESSHAEETAVWLDEEFTVVHAPEHPARPFSANAEQRQEETYATQNSVSDHTTESESSYRVPAQQEYASWEQPSQEYGEQKSSPEHQAYESAVDPNRIYEPWTGKAVEDSTSEVKHEHETPEVWGFQQEEAWTGSEPKISSTAPNVVYDPLLAEPHHATEPEIYLEPQLEAGQVDDFRRETLEQVDAVSQDTVADDKPEMRVALNSKKNEKADEPDPVVYSSLLQSSRSVKEAEYQQQLEQEPQGQEAQEEREDAKWKNLFFHTQDETPFRKVRLCIVQREDTLETIADRYQLSTRELQLYNKLAEHHVEEGQVLYIP; this is encoded by the coding sequence TTGAACAAACAACAGAATGATCAGCCGCAAGGCTTGCGTTTTGATATTTATGAACGCATTCATTTGACGGAGGAAGCTGCCGGGATTGCTGAGTTGGAGGAAATTGAGCTTCTGCCACGCATTCAGGTTGTAACCCACGGCGACCATGCCGCTTTGCGAGGGCATTTGCTGCTGGAGGGCGTGTACCGCACACCTGAACAGGTAATGAATGAGCTTCATCATTTGATCCCTGTGGAAATTACGATTCCACTGAATCGGGTAGGAAGATTGGAAGACATTTCAGTTGAGATTGAGAATTTCGATGTGGACCTGCTATCATTACGTAGTCTGAATATTACAGGTGTTCTCTCCCTGCACGGGGTGGAAAGCTCCCATGCGGAGGAGACAGCGGTTTGGCTGGATGAGGAATTTACGGTGGTGCACGCACCTGAACATCCCGCTCGCCCCTTTTCCGCGAATGCAGAGCAGCGTCAGGAAGAAACTTATGCCACTCAGAATTCTGTATCCGATCATACGACGGAGTCTGAATCTTCATACAGGGTGCCAGCTCAGCAGGAGTACGCTTCCTGGGAACAGCCATCACAGGAGTATGGGGAGCAGAAGTCATCACCGGAACACCAAGCTTACGAGTCTGCTGTAGACCCGAACCGGATCTATGAGCCTTGGACGGGTAAAGCTGTTGAAGACAGCACTTCCGAGGTAAAGCATGAGCATGAGACACCAGAAGTATGGGGATTTCAGCAAGAGGAAGCATGGACGGGAAGTGAGCCGAAAATATCCTCCACAGCTCCCAATGTGGTCTATGATCCTTTGCTGGCTGAACCGCATCACGCGACGGAGCCAGAGATCTATCTGGAGCCGCAGCTGGAAGCAGGTCAGGTGGATGATTTTAGACGTGAGACATTAGAGCAGGTGGACGCTGTGTCCCAGGACACTGTTGCAGACGATAAACCGGAGATGCGCGTGGCGCTGAACAGCAAAAAGAACGAAAAAGCAGACGAGCCGGACCCGGTGGTCTACTCATCATTGCTACAATCCAGTCGTTCGGTGAAGGAAGCGGAATACCAGCAGCAACTGGAGCAAGAACCGCAGGGGCAGGAAGCCCAAGAAGAGCGTGAGGATGCCAAATGGAAAAACCTTTTTTTCCATACACAGGATGAAACGCCGTTCCGCAAGGTCCGATTATGCATCGTTCAGCGTGAAGATACACTAGAAACGATCGCTGATCGCTATCAACTCAGCACACGGGAGCTTCAACTGTATAACAAGCTGGCAGAGCATCATGTAGAAGAAGGGCAGGTATTGTACATCCCTTAA
- a CDS encoding RluA family pseudouridine synthase, with product MSWQGGWKRRGPWLEVTPGREITEGEHYTDAVDHWLLNRLELPDKLWRRLRHEKQIELAGDRLRLALFPVTNLGVIPRWYDLKVLYEDDFCLVAHKPAGMAVHPDGAVKEGPLTLDHAVASYYEMNGIHAAVRHVHRLDTDTTGPVLYAKNEFALLKLDEQMRAKDIGRRYVALVRGEVPSSLRTLNWPIGKDRHHKQRRRVSSTGQSAVTHVELGEVWGSGQKAVSLVYLTLETGRTHQIRVHLSHAGYPLLGDVLYGGRAADFGRQALHGERLTFRHPLSGETITVEDAWPDDFQKLHQQL from the coding sequence ATGAGCTGGCAGGGCGGCTGGAAAAGACGGGGACCGTGGCTGGAAGTCACACCGGGACGGGAAATCACAGAGGGTGAACATTACACCGATGCTGTAGATCATTGGTTGCTGAACCGTTTGGAGCTACCGGACAAGCTGTGGCGCAGACTGCGACATGAAAAGCAGATTGAACTTGCGGGGGACCGGCTGCGGCTGGCCCTTTTTCCCGTTACAAACCTTGGCGTGATTCCTCGCTGGTATGATTTGAAGGTGCTGTATGAGGATGATTTTTGCTTGGTCGCACACAAACCGGCGGGTATGGCGGTACATCCGGACGGAGCTGTAAAAGAGGGACCACTGACGTTGGATCATGCGGTCGCATCGTATTATGAGATGAATGGCATCCATGCGGCAGTACGGCATGTGCATCGACTGGATACGGATACGACAGGCCCGGTGCTGTATGCCAAAAATGAATTCGCGTTGCTCAAGCTGGACGAGCAGATGCGGGCCAAAGATATCGGTCGCCGTTATGTGGCTTTGGTACGGGGTGAAGTCCCTTCATCACTGCGGACGCTGAATTGGCCGATTGGCAAGGACAGGCATCACAAGCAGCGTCGCCGTGTTTCTTCGACCGGACAGAGCGCGGTTACCCATGTGGAGCTTGGTGAAGTGTGGGGGAGCGGTCAAAAGGCGGTTAGCCTCGTATATTTAACACTGGAAACAGGCCGAACGCACCAGATTCGCGTTCATCTTAGCCATGCGGGCTATCCGTTATTGGGGGATGTATTATACGGGGGACGGGCTGCTGATTTTGGCAGGCAGGCGCTGCACGGAGAGCGTCTTACCTTCCGTCATCCGCTGAGCGGTGAAACGATTACTGTGGAAGATGCTTGGCCGGATGATTTTCAAAAGCTGCATCAACAGCTATAA
- the hemL gene encoding glutamate-1-semialdehyde 2,1-aminomutase: MINEQRTVREDARSKVAFDEAKQYIPGGVNSPVRAFKSVGITPVYIDRGEGSRVYDIDGQSYIDYVCSWGPLIMGHAHPEVVKALQAAVVKGTSFGAPTLAETEMAKLVCERVPSMDIVRMVNSGTEATMSAIRLARGFTSRSKILKFEGSYHGHADSLLIKAGSGVATLGLPDSPGVPEVVASHTITVPYNDLASVKLAFEKFGEEIAAIIVEPVAGNMGVVPPQPGFLEGLREVTRQYGSLLIFDEVMTGFRVGLHSAQGRFGVTPDLTCLGKVIGGGLPVGAYGGRRDILEQIAPSGPIYQAGTLSGNPLAMAAGYSTLKLLTPEVYDRLEERAARLQAGFERNARELGIPVTINRVGSMVCPFFTEEKVVNFDTAKTSNQDHFRRYFTELVNEGVSVAPSQFEGMFVSGVHTVEDIDATIEANYRALKHL, translated from the coding sequence ATGATCAACGAACAACGAACAGTGCGCGAGGATGCGCGCTCCAAAGTAGCCTTTGATGAGGCAAAGCAATATATTCCGGGTGGCGTAAACAGTCCGGTCCGGGCTTTTAAATCCGTCGGCATTACGCCTGTTTATATCGACCGTGGAGAAGGATCGCGGGTATATGATATCGACGGTCAATCCTATATTGACTATGTATGTTCATGGGGACCGCTCATTATGGGACATGCGCATCCTGAGGTCGTTAAGGCTTTACAGGCTGCAGTTGTCAAAGGAACCAGTTTCGGAGCGCCGACGTTAGCGGAAACCGAAATGGCGAAGCTCGTTTGTGAGCGTGTTCCTTCTATGGATATCGTTCGTATGGTCAACTCGGGAACCGAGGCGACGATGAGTGCGATTCGACTCGCACGCGGATTTACGAGCCGCAGCAAAATCCTTAAATTTGAAGGCTCTTATCATGGTCACGCGGACAGCTTGCTGATTAAAGCAGGCTCTGGTGTGGCAACACTGGGTCTGCCCGACAGCCCCGGTGTACCTGAGGTCGTGGCTTCACACACGATCACCGTTCCTTACAATGATTTGGCTTCGGTGAAACTGGCCTTTGAAAAATTTGGCGAGGAAATTGCCGCCATTATTGTCGAGCCAGTAGCCGGAAATATGGGAGTCGTACCGCCACAACCCGGATTTTTGGAAGGACTGCGCGAAGTAACCCGGCAGTATGGAAGCCTGCTGATTTTTGATGAAGTCATGACCGGATTCCGGGTAGGACTTCATTCAGCTCAAGGTCGCTTTGGTGTGACCCCGGATCTCACATGCCTGGGTAAAGTCATTGGCGGAGGTCTGCCTGTAGGTGCTTATGGCGGACGTCGCGATATTCTGGAACAGATTGCTCCTTCCGGTCCGATCTATCAGGCGGGTACGCTTAGCGGAAATCCGCTGGCTATGGCAGCAGGCTATTCGACGCTTAAATTGCTGACGCCAGAAGTATATGATCGACTGGAAGAACGGGCAGCCCGGCTTCAGGCCGGATTCGAGCGTAATGCACGTGAGTTGGGTATACCTGTCACGATCAACCGTGTGGGTTCCATGGTTTGTCCTTTTTTCACGGAGGAGAAGGTTGTCAATTTTGATACAGCCAAAACAAGTAATCAGGACCACTTCCGCCGTTACTTTACCGAATTGGTGAACGAGGGGGTCAGTGTGGCGCCATCCCAATTTGAGGGCATGTTTGTGTCGGGTGTGCATACGGTGGAAGATATTGATGCTACCATTGAAGCGAACTATCGCGCGCTCAAACATCTATGA
- the hemB gene encoding porphobilinogen synthase: MSVPFTRHRRLRQSAAIRSMVRETVLNPADFIQPIYVTFGTGVKREISSMPGVYRFSLDQLEEELKEISELGIPAVLLFGIPETKDSLGTSAFVDDGIVQEATRLIKSRYPELLVVADTCLCEFTDHGHCGMVHMHEHDGEVCGEVLNDESLKVLVRTAVSQARAGADIIAPSNMMDGFVQAIRQGLDEEGFSHIPIMSYSVKYASAFYGPFREAADSAPQFGDRKSYQMDPANAREALREAESDVLEGADMLMVKPSLSYLDVMRTIKDQFDLPMVAYNVSGEYAMVKAAALQGWIDEKAMVLEILTSMKRAGADMIITYSAKDAARWLKQ; the protein is encoded by the coding sequence ATGAGTGTTCCTTTTACCAGACATCGCCGTTTGCGTCAATCTGCTGCTATCCGCAGTATGGTACGTGAGACGGTATTGAATCCAGCTGATTTTATCCAGCCCATCTATGTAACATTCGGTACAGGAGTGAAGCGGGAAATCAGCTCCATGCCGGGTGTGTACCGATTTTCTCTGGATCAATTGGAAGAAGAACTGAAAGAAATTAGTGAGCTTGGCATTCCTGCTGTGCTCCTGTTTGGCATTCCAGAGACGAAGGATAGCTTGGGTACTTCGGCTTTTGTTGACGATGGTATTGTTCAGGAAGCTACACGTCTGATCAAGTCTCGTTATCCCGAGCTGCTGGTTGTGGCTGACACTTGTTTGTGCGAGTTTACGGATCATGGGCACTGCGGTATGGTCCACATGCATGAGCATGATGGTGAGGTATGTGGTGAAGTGCTGAATGACGAATCTCTGAAGGTGCTGGTACGTACAGCCGTTTCCCAGGCGAGAGCGGGCGCTGATATTATCGCGCCATCCAATATGATGGACGGCTTTGTGCAGGCGATTCGACAAGGGCTGGATGAGGAAGGCTTTTCGCATATTCCGATTATGTCGTATTCCGTCAAATATGCGTCTGCTTTTTATGGGCCTTTCCGGGAAGCGGCAGATTCTGCACCGCAATTCGGTGACCGCAAGTCCTATCAGATGGACCCTGCCAATGCGCGTGAAGCATTGCGAGAAGCAGAATCCGACGTGCTGGAAGGTGCGGACATGCTGATGGTGAAGCCGTCCCTTTCGTACCTGGACGTGATGCGCACGATTAAGGATCAATTTGATCTGCCTATGGTGGCTTACAACGTCAGCGGTGAATACGCGATGGTCAAGGCGGCAGCTCTTCAAGGCTGGATTGATGAAAAAGCGATGGTGCTGGAGATTCTGACGAGCATGAAGCGCGCAGGTGCAGACATGATTATTACCTATTCCGCCAAGGATGCGGCAAGATGGTTGAAGCAATAA
- the cobA gene encoding uroporphyrinogen-III C-methyltransferase, whose protein sequence is MAGKVYLVGAGPGDARLITVKGWECIQLGDVIVYDRLASPRLLGLMKPGAEKIYVGKLPDRHTMKQEEINQLLVDLALEGKTVVRLKGGDPTIFGRVGEEAGLLRKHGISYEIIPGITSAISVPAYAGIPVTHRDMASSLSIITGHESPDKLDKSIHWDKVTNATGTLIFMMGVAKIGYISEQLMKHGKSPSTPVALIRWGTRAEQDTLVGTLADIEAKVKAANFQPPAVIVVGEVVNQREQLKWAEDMPLFGKRILVTRARAQASSLVHRIEELGGEPYEFPVIQTVIPTDEPTKRQITEAFARLPEYDWVFFTSVNGVEYFFTHLKEQGKDVRSLFKARIAAVGPATAAALRTHGIEAEQIEGPFQAEGLLEAFEQDLQAGQNVFLPRGDLARSWLPEKLRELGLEVTEADLYQTVLAANAQDDELLKLLEERAIHAITFTSSSTVTFFLEALRQMGVEDPLSLLEGVTIAVIGPLTGETATQAGLTVSFMAEKATIESLIQSLCDWKQSSAVTS, encoded by the coding sequence ATGGCAGGAAAGGTATATTTAGTAGGCGCAGGACCCGGTGACGCAAGACTGATTACGGTCAAGGGCTGGGAATGCATTCAACTGGGTGATGTTATTGTCTATGACAGACTGGCAAGCCCTCGCCTTTTGGGTTTGATGAAGCCAGGTGCCGAAAAAATATATGTCGGCAAGTTGCCGGATCGTCACACCATGAAGCAAGAGGAAATTAATCAGTTGCTGGTGGACTTGGCCTTGGAAGGAAAAACGGTTGTTCGGCTCAAAGGGGGAGACCCCACCATCTTTGGTCGGGTTGGAGAGGAAGCCGGGCTGCTGCGTAAACATGGTATTTCCTATGAAATCATACCCGGCATCACTTCAGCAATCAGCGTACCCGCCTATGCGGGCATTCCGGTTACACACCGGGATATGGCCTCATCGCTGTCTATCATTACGGGGCATGAAAGTCCGGACAAGCTCGACAAGAGTATTCATTGGGATAAAGTAACGAACGCAACGGGCACACTGATCTTTATGATGGGTGTGGCGAAGATCGGCTATATCAGTGAGCAACTGATGAAACACGGCAAATCGCCAAGCACACCCGTTGCTTTAATCCGTTGGGGAACCCGGGCGGAGCAGGATACACTGGTGGGTACCCTGGCAGATATTGAGGCCAAGGTGAAAGCCGCGAATTTTCAGCCTCCCGCCGTTATCGTCGTCGGAGAAGTGGTTAATCAGCGTGAACAGTTAAAATGGGCTGAGGATATGCCTTTGTTTGGCAAGCGGATTTTGGTTACACGTGCGCGCGCCCAGGCCAGCAGTCTGGTTCATCGGATTGAAGAGCTTGGCGGCGAGCCTTATGAATTTCCCGTCATCCAGACGGTTATCCCTACGGACGAGCCAACGAAACGGCAAATTACTGAGGCGTTTGCACGATTGCCTGAATACGACTGGGTGTTTTTTACCAGCGTTAACGGAGTGGAATACTTTTTCACTCATCTGAAGGAACAAGGCAAGGATGTGCGTTCGCTGTTTAAGGCGCGTATTGCCGCAGTCGGACCGGCTACAGCGGCGGCACTTCGCACGCACGGAATTGAAGCGGAGCAGATTGAAGGTCCCTTTCAGGCAGAGGGCTTGCTCGAAGCGTTTGAGCAGGATTTGCAGGCAGGGCAGAACGTATTTCTGCCAAGAGGCGATCTAGCTCGGTCCTGGCTGCCGGAGAAGCTGAGAGAGCTTGGACTTGAGGTGACCGAGGCCGATTTGTATCAAACCGTGCTGGCGGCAAACGCACAGGATGATGAACTACTCAAGCTGCTTGAGGAACGTGCCATCCATGCGATTACTTTTACCAGTTCCTCAACAGTAACCTTTTTTCTGGAAGCACTTAGGCAGATGGGAGTCGAAGATCCGCTGTCGCTGCTGGAGGGAGTGACGATCGCTGTGATTGGTCCTCTCACCGGAGAAACAGCGACCCAAGCGGGCCTGACCGTCAGCTTCATGGCGGAAAAGGCAACTATTGAAAGCCTGATTCAATCGCTATGTGACTGGAAACAATCAAGCGCTGTGACATCATAA
- the hemC gene encoding hydroxymethylbilane synthase has protein sequence MRTIVVGSRQSALALTQTGHVIEDLNALCAEHGLDMQFVVKKILTKGDRILDVTLSKVGGKGLFVKEIEQAMLAGEIDMAVHSMKDMPSELPEGLVNGAVPRREDPRDCLVTLGFKSLEDLPQGAKVGTSSLRRASQIKSLRPDLQLEPVRGNIDSRLKKLETEGFDAIILAAAGLNRMGWKDRITSYIPEEACLPAVGQGALGIECRADDEELLALLRLYNDEDTSSTVAAERTFLGVLNGGCQVPIGAHAVWADQEIRLTGMVGSPDGEVILKETLQGNDPQKLGEAVAASLIAKGAEQILAQVRG, from the coding sequence ATGCGAACAATTGTGGTAGGTAGCAGACAGAGCGCGCTTGCGCTAACTCAGACCGGGCATGTCATCGAGGATTTAAACGCATTGTGCGCGGAGCATGGGCTGGATATGCAGTTTGTTGTAAAAAAAATATTGACCAAGGGCGACCGGATTTTGGATGTAACGTTGTCCAAGGTGGGTGGCAAAGGGCTGTTTGTCAAAGAAATTGAACAGGCCATGCTGGCTGGTGAAATTGATATGGCAGTACATAGTATGAAGGATATGCCGTCAGAATTGCCAGAAGGGCTAGTGAACGGCGCGGTGCCGCGTCGGGAGGACCCGCGGGATTGTCTCGTTACCCTGGGATTCAAGAGCCTGGAGGACCTGCCGCAAGGGGCAAAGGTCGGCACAAGCAGCCTGCGCAGAGCCAGCCAGATCAAGTCATTACGACCGGATCTTCAATTGGAGCCTGTGCGCGGTAATATTGATTCCCGCCTGAAAAAGCTGGAGACTGAAGGATTTGATGCCATTATTTTGGCTGCGGCAGGTTTGAACCGGATGGGCTGGAAAGACCGAATCACGTCCTATATACCGGAGGAAGCCTGCTTGCCAGCAGTCGGACAAGGAGCGCTCGGTATTGAGTGCCGTGCAGACGATGAAGAGCTGCTGGCATTGCTGCGCCTGTACAACGACGAGGATACCTCGTCTACGGTTGCGGCAGAACGAACCTTCCTGGGCGTGCTGAATGGGGGATGCCAGGTGCCAATCGGGGCTCACGCAGTCTGGGCTGACCAGGAAATCCGCCTCACGGGCATGGTAGGCTCGCCGGATGGCGAAGTTATTTTGAAGGAAACGCTCCAGGGAAATGATCCGCAAAAGCTGGGAGAAGCGGTGGCGGCCAGCTTGATCGCCAAAGGAGCGGAACAGATCCTGGCGCAGGTGAGGGGATGA
- a CDS encoding NAD(P)-dependent oxidoreductase produces the protein MQHFVPISLNCKNKICCIVGGGRIAERKVKGLMESGAFITVISPNITPNLQVLADHKQLHWVNRVYREGDLQGAFLVYAATDRRDVNDTVAHEAGQRGILVNVADRSEEADFITPGIIRRGRLTISVSTAGAGPAVTSEITSALDTLFGREYEPYLDFMYDMRQAIKRIVSSPQQRAKLLRRLASSGILEQIRRQEFTAWTQEEIDTWIAQNQEE, from the coding sequence TTGCAGCATTTTGTGCCGATTTCGCTGAATTGTAAAAATAAGATCTGTTGTATTGTGGGCGGCGGAAGGATAGCGGAACGCAAGGTAAAGGGACTGATGGAAAGCGGGGCGTTCATTACCGTCATCAGTCCGAATATAACGCCGAATTTACAGGTTCTGGCCGATCATAAGCAGCTCCACTGGGTAAATCGCGTATACCGCGAGGGTGACCTCCAGGGAGCCTTTCTTGTATATGCGGCGACCGATCGGAGAGATGTGAACGATACGGTTGCGCATGAGGCCGGACAAAGGGGTATACTGGTAAATGTGGCGGACCGTTCGGAAGAGGCGGACTTTATAACGCCGGGCATCATCCGGCGGGGCAGGCTAACGATCAGTGTATCCACCGCAGGTGCAGGTCCGGCTGTTACGTCCGAAATTACATCGGCTTTGGATACGCTGTTTGGTAGGGAATACGAACCGTATCTGGATTTCATGTACGATATGCGGCAAGCGATTAAACGTATCGTATCTTCCCCGCAGCAAAGGGCGAAACTGCTGAGACGTTTGGCGAGTAGCGGAATTTTGGAGCAAATACGACGTCAGGAATTTACTGCATGGACTCAAGAAGAGATAGACACATGGATTGCGCAAAATCAGGAGGAATAG